A single window of Candidatus Obscuribacter sp. DNA harbors:
- a CDS encoding glycine zipper 2TM domain-containing protein: MKRILTACSLLCLLLVTGCVGMPGTNTGALVGGVAGAALSRDNPIAGAIIGGVGGALIGNMIDNSGGSGYRGNRGSYSNPGYNDRAYYERMERQRAYEEQMQWRRLQQQRQWGQQRYYGGRGCYRC, encoded by the coding sequence ATGAAGCGTATCCTCACTGCTTGCAGCTTGCTGTGCCTCCTGCTCGTCACCGGTTGTGTCGGCATGCCCGGCACCAATACTGGTGCACTGGTCGGCGGTGTCGCTGGTGCTGCACTGAGTCGCGACAACCCCATCGCCGGTGCGATAATCGGTGGTGTCGGCGGCGCCCTGATCGGCAACATGATCGATAACAGCGGTGGCTCCGGGTATCGCGGCAATCGTGGCTCCTACAGCAACCCCGGCTACAACGACCGCGCCTACTACGAGCGCATGGAGCGCCAGCGCGCCTACGAAGAGCAGATGCAGTGGCGTCGTCTGCAGCAGCAGCGTCAGTGGGGGCAGCAGCGCTACTACGGTGGCCGCGGCTGCTACCGCTGCTAA
- a CDS encoding PLP-dependent aminotransferase family protein: MIISFKVDKSSSQPIYKQLIDSIIKDIEDGRFDGGTALPSSRDLAESLKIARDTVVKAYRELLRLGYLISDTTSGTYANMERVKTQPSERQISSRPLDSSQLSTFARKIGRELNKYPSSPDFAGLNYGAVPRAALPMRRWRELMQQNCVPETFRNMEYEPDVLGRPELREALKGYLSRSKGITSKVEQIAVFSVSSGILNVLLRLLVEPGQAIAVEEPGFGVVRNIARSLNIKINAVPVDDEGLVVSALNDCPDKIKVVYITPNHQDPTGAIMSPARRQELLAWAHKHNAWILEDDYDGNFYYSGEPPEHFWTLSPDANVIYIASFWQILYPLTSISICVVPQSLISYITAVKKLQTDDMADTMVQLTLAQLVSDGYLEKHLSRVQKTFAKRRIAAIHSLKTTLADKIVISDQSSGNYFRVMFNSDSDSTITLAASKAHLPLVSTATYYLGEPVAGEFLFNFTLLSEDNATIAIADFARALG, encoded by the coding sequence ATGATTATTTCGTTCAAGGTAGATAAGAGTTCGAGCCAGCCCATATACAAACAACTGATTGATTCGATCATCAAAGACATTGAGGATGGTCGCTTCGATGGAGGCACAGCACTGCCTTCCAGTCGCGATCTGGCAGAGTCTTTAAAGATTGCTCGTGATACAGTAGTCAAAGCTTACCGCGAATTACTCAGACTGGGCTATCTAATTAGCGATACCACATCTGGTACCTATGCCAACATGGAGCGAGTCAAAACTCAACCCTCTGAGCGCCAGATAAGTAGCAGGCCACTCGACTCCAGCCAACTATCCACCTTTGCTCGTAAGATCGGCAGAGAATTGAACAAATATCCATCGTCTCCTGACTTTGCCGGACTCAATTACGGAGCAGTACCAAGAGCCGCGCTGCCGATGCGCCGCTGGCGCGAGTTGATGCAGCAAAATTGTGTGCCTGAGACCTTCCGTAATATGGAATACGAACCCGATGTCCTGGGTCGCCCAGAACTGAGAGAAGCTCTCAAAGGCTATCTTTCACGATCCAAAGGGATAACATCAAAAGTCGAACAAATAGCTGTGTTTTCTGTTTCTTCCGGCATACTCAATGTACTCTTGCGACTCCTTGTCGAGCCCGGTCAGGCTATCGCAGTAGAAGAACCAGGCTTTGGCGTGGTGCGCAATATCGCCAGAAGTCTCAACATAAAGATCAACGCCGTACCTGTTGATGACGAGGGCTTAGTTGTCAGCGCTCTAAATGATTGTCCAGACAAAATCAAAGTGGTTTATATAACACCCAATCATCAAGATCCCACTGGCGCCATAATGTCTCCAGCGCGCCGCCAGGAGCTGCTTGCCTGGGCACACAAACACAATGCCTGGATTCTAGAAGACGATTATGATGGCAACTTCTATTATTCAGGGGAGCCACCTGAGCACTTCTGGACACTCAGCCCCGATGCCAATGTCATTTATATTGCTTCCTTCTGGCAGATACTCTACCCCCTAACATCTATTAGTATCTGCGTCGTGCCCCAGAGTCTGATCTCATATATCACAGCCGTAAAGAAGCTACAAACTGACGATATGGCAGACACCATGGTGCAACTCACTCTCGCTCAACTAGTGAGCGACGGTTACCTCGAAAAACATCTCAGTCGCGTACAAAAGACTTTTGCCAAAAGACGTATAGCCGCTATTCATTCACTAAAGACCACACTGGCTGACAAGATCGTTATAAGCGATCAATCCAGCGGCAATTATTTCAGAGTTATGTTTAACTCCGACTCTGACAGCACTATTACATTGGCGGCAAGCAAAGCACATTTACCCCTTGTCTCCACCGCCACCTATTATCTCGGTGAGCCGGTAGCGGGCGAGTTTCTCTTCAACTTCACACTACTTTCTGAAGACAATGCCACGATAGCCATAGCAGACTTTGCCAGGGCACTGGGCTAA
- the nadE gene encoding NAD(+) synthase, which produces MHPGLHDILQVLRQRRGFDVETCLKAKETLIHQYFKHSALKAAVIGVSGGVDSAVALALMVRASRSMEQPLKSIVAALLPYFIKTGTSNQQQATERGMEVAKHYGATVAMVDLSTSHETLKAKADQAMGIEGDDWAAGQLVSYLRTPALFYLTSLLTQQDQPAMLIGTTNRDEGGYIGYFGKAADAMVDLQILSDLHKSEVFALARALDVPESVLAAAPTGDIYDGRTDEQLIGVPYDFIELYSLLLSLVDQELRQSLLDRLDSNAMEQYRDWQAKLDQLNKQNAHKYAAGSVAIHLDVYERAVPGGWRQDIDARQLLKASKAGGFVNEIQIDPAILATIKTNTSAYKRTSHIASNTSKSAIAQYGPSAFVVDNLLSAGECQMMLDHLDKLSWTAVGQNGMLKDYQAERDTVGSHRATLYNEQLASYLYTRLTPVLPAVRVMEQYTPADWDGSPVWRAVAVSPLMRFIKYQAGGLLVPHYDAPFDYYDGKRTLMSMVVYLTASTSKNGGATRFIKDPQTVPPVVPLEQRDYSDWQRLSRPDEIIASLYPQPGSAILMDHRVLHDGQELTGGTKIIMRTDIVFERCGLAPHLLPGASKPLGLPDKTQSTSGANC; this is translated from the coding sequence TTGCACCCTGGTTTGCACGATATCCTGCAGGTCCTGAGACAACGTAGAGGCTTTGACGTCGAGACCTGCCTCAAAGCCAAAGAGACCTTAATCCATCAGTATTTTAAACACTCTGCTTTAAAAGCGGCAGTCATCGGTGTCAGCGGCGGCGTGGACTCAGCCGTAGCACTTGCTCTGATGGTGAGAGCTAGTCGCTCTATGGAGCAACCACTTAAATCAATCGTGGCAGCGCTTTTGCCGTACTTTATCAAGACTGGCACGAGCAATCAGCAACAAGCCACAGAGCGCGGCATGGAAGTAGCAAAGCATTATGGCGCCACAGTTGCGATGGTGGACCTGAGCACTAGCCACGAGACTTTGAAGGCAAAAGCAGACCAGGCCATGGGCATAGAAGGCGATGACTGGGCGGCAGGACAGCTGGTCTCCTATCTGCGCACACCAGCTCTCTTTTACTTAACCAGTTTGCTCACACAACAAGACCAGCCGGCCATGCTAATTGGCACAACCAACCGCGATGAAGGTGGCTATATCGGCTATTTTGGCAAAGCTGCCGACGCTATGGTGGATTTGCAAATACTCTCAGATCTGCATAAGAGCGAAGTCTTTGCCCTGGCACGGGCCCTCGATGTACCAGAAAGTGTACTGGCAGCAGCACCTACAGGCGATATTTATGACGGACGCACCGATGAGCAATTAATCGGCGTACCCTACGACTTTATTGAGCTTTATAGTTTGCTTTTGTCTCTGGTTGACCAGGAGCTGAGGCAGTCGCTTTTAGATAGACTGGATAGCAATGCCATGGAGCAATACAGAGACTGGCAAGCAAAACTGGACCAACTAAACAAGCAAAATGCGCACAAATACGCAGCTGGATCTGTCGCCATCCATCTCGATGTCTACGAGCGCGCAGTACCTGGCGGTTGGCGCCAGGACATTGATGCCAGACAACTGCTCAAAGCATCTAAAGCCGGTGGTTTTGTCAATGAAATACAAATAGACCCAGCGATTTTGGCAACGATAAAAACAAACACCAGCGCCTACAAAAGAACAAGCCATATTGCCTCCAATACAAGCAAAAGCGCAATCGCCCAGTACGGTCCAAGTGCTTTTGTGGTGGACAATCTGCTCAGTGCCGGTGAATGCCAGATGATGCTTGATCATCTAGACAAGCTGTCATGGACAGCTGTCGGACAAAACGGCATGCTCAAAGACTATCAAGCAGAAAGAGACACCGTAGGCTCCCATCGAGCGACACTATATAACGAGCAACTGGCTAGCTATCTCTACACCCGCCTGACTCCAGTATTACCCGCGGTGCGAGTAATGGAGCAGTACACCCCAGCAGACTGGGACGGCTCGCCAGTATGGAGAGCTGTAGCGGTCAGTCCTTTGATGCGCTTTATCAAATATCAAGCAGGTGGACTGCTGGTGCCGCACTATGACGCCCCCTTTGACTACTACGACGGCAAGCGCACATTGATGAGCATGGTCGTCTATCTCACAGCAAGCACAAGTAAAAACGGTGGAGCCACACGCTTTATCAAAGACCCGCAAACAGTACCACCGGTAGTGCCACTAGAGCAAAGGGACTACAGCGACTGGCAGCGCTTGAGCCGACCTGATGAAATAATCGCCTCACTATATCCTCAACCAGGATCGGCTATTTTGATGGATCACCGCGTACTGCATGACGGGCAAGAGCTTACCGGCGGCACCAAGATAATCATGCGCACCGATATTGTTTTTGAGCGCTGTGGACTGGCCCCACATCTTTTGCCCGGAGCATCAAAACCACTGGGACTACCAGACAAAACACAATCAACTAGCGGGGCAAACTGTTAG
- a CDS encoding DUF2059 domain-containing protein produces the protein MRFYIPSGSSFARTLGLLTVIAFTFANSSNAVLAATPQDAGDSAALSTSTVDISPAKLALLKELCDLLAPGKNAEESLNVTFAQQEKQMTAIFNAMAGARVPAGASAEEVQKAKEVKEALISRQMKILKRTQQLFREKIDLNSLCNTIYVSIYNKHFDDKQLKDLITFYKSPTGTHFREVQTAIVDEAMAMTNRDIQSKIIAISKQVEAELRAEVTPAAPVTPPSADKVAPGQVKDKK, from the coding sequence TTGCGCTTTTACATACCAAGTGGGTCTTCGTTTGCCCGCACGCTGGGTCTTCTTACTGTCATTGCTTTTACTTTTGCTAACAGCTCAAATGCAGTGCTCGCCGCCACGCCTCAAGATGCTGGTGACAGTGCAGCGCTATCTACCAGTACAGTTGATATCTCTCCTGCCAAACTTGCATTGCTTAAGGAGTTATGTGACTTATTGGCGCCTGGCAAAAATGCCGAAGAATCACTCAATGTCACTTTTGCCCAGCAAGAAAAACAAATGACAGCAATCTTTAATGCTATGGCGGGCGCCAGGGTCCCTGCCGGAGCTAGCGCTGAAGAAGTGCAGAAGGCTAAGGAAGTAAAGGAAGCGCTAATCAGTCGTCAGATGAAAATACTCAAGCGCACCCAGCAATTGTTTCGCGAAAAAATAGACCTGAATAGCCTCTGCAACACCATTTATGTCTCGATTTATAACAAGCATTTTGACGACAAACAACTCAAAGATCTGATTACCTTTTACAAGTCACCGACTGGTACTCATTTTAGAGAGGTCCAGACAGCAATTGTGGATGAAGCAATGGCTATGACTAACAGGGATATCCAGAGCAAAATAATTGCCATATCCAAGCAGGTCGAAGCTGAACTTAGAGCTGAAGTCACCCCGGCTGCTCCAGTCACTCCGCCGTCCGCAGATAAAGTTGCACCTGGTCAAGTAAAAGACAAAAAGTAA